CCGTCGGGCCACCTGCCCGCAATCCAGTTGGTCATATAGCCGCCATAGGAGCCGCCCGCCGCGCAGGCGTTCGATCCGTCCAGCCAGCCATATTTAGCGGTCGCGGCGGCGAGACCCAGCTTTAGGTCCTCGAGCGGCTTGCCGCCCCAATCCTGGTTGATAGCATCGGTGAAGGCCTGGCCGTAGCCGGTGCTGCCGTGGAAATCGACCATCACCGCGGCATAGCCGGCGCCCGCGAACACCGCCGGGTTCCAGCGGTAGGACCAGCCATTGCCGAACGAGCCCTGCGGCCCGCCATGGATCAGGAAGGCGATCGGCGCCTTGGCGCCCTCCGCCAGGCCGGCGGGCTTGACCGCATAGGCCCAGACGGTGTCGCCATTGGCACCCCTGAAGCTGAAATGCGCGATGCCCGGCATGTCGATGCCGGCGAGCTTGTCCCTGTTCACCCAGGTCAGCCGCACCGGCTTGCCCTTGCCCGATCCGGCGTAGAAGTCCGACGGGGCGGTGATCCCGTTCAACGTATAGACATAGCCCTTGGGCGTCGCGAGCACGGTGCCGGCGGTGCCCTCCCCGGTCAGCCGGGTCGGCTTGCCGCTCTTCACATCGACGGCGAAGACGGGCTCATTGCCCGTATCCCCGGCGGTGACGTAGAGCCGCGTGCCGTCCCTGCTCCATGTCAGGCTGCCGACCGAACGATCCCAGCCCTCGGTGAGCGCGCGGGTTTCGCCCGTCGCGAGGTTGCGGAGCTGGATCACCTGCCGGTCGGCTTCGTAGGTGGGCCGCTTCATCGCGACATAGGCAAGCCATTTGCCGTCCGGCGAAACGGTGGGCAGCGTGTCGGTGGCGTCGTTGGCGTCGGTCAGGTTGACCGGCGCGGCCGATCCGTCAGCGGGCGCCGCGAAGATGTCGAGGTTGGTCGACAGCGGTTCGGTCGTCCCCGCCTCGCGCAGGGTGAAATAGACGGTCCGCCCGTCCTTGCCCCAGGCCAGTTCGCTGCCGTCGCCGAACGGCTTGGAGGGGCTGTCGCCGACCAGCGCGCCTCCGATCGCGACGCCATCGCCTTCGGCCTTGCCATCCTTCAGCGGCAGCACGAACAGTTGCGAGCGCTGACCGTCGCTCCATGCGTCCCAATGGCGGACGAAATAGCCGTCATAGGTACGGCCGCTGCCGCCCTTCGCCCCCGGCTTGACGTCGGCCAGCGAACGGGCGCCGACCGGGCGATCGGCCCAGACGAGCAGCCTGTCCCCCGTGGGCGAGATCCTGAAGCCGCCGACATCCTGATCGGCGACCAGTTCGGGCGCGCCGCCATCGATCGAGATCCGCCAGACCGCGCTCTTGCCATCCTTGTCGGCGGTGAAGAACACCCAGCGCCCATCGGGGGTGAAGGCGGGCGCCGACTCGTTCCTGGCCGGATCGGCGGCGAGCTTTTCGGGCGCCGCGCCCTTTCTCGTCAGGTCGAGCCGCCACAGGTCGGTGCGGCCCTTGTTCGCGGCCATGTCGGTCTCGCGCTGGTCCCAGACGAGCCAGCGGCCGTCGGGCGAGACATCGGCGGCACCGATGCGCGAGAAGCTGGCGACATCCTGGATGGTGAGCGGGCGGGCATGCGCGGCAGCGCCAATGCCCGCGGCGAGGCCAATGGCCACAAGCGGGAGTTTCTGCATCGGCATGCGATAGACCAAAGCCGGCCCGCCGCCAACAACTGTGTCAGTAGCGTGGTACAGTCAGGACGGCGTCGCCCTGCCTACGCTTCCTTGTCGATCATCCGGCGAATCTCGGTCTGCACCATCCGCTCGACCATGTCGGGCAGGTTCTTCTCGATCCACTCCGCCAGCATCGGCTGGAGCATCTCGCGGACCAGCGCATCGAGCGTGATGTCGCCGCCCGTGGGGCGCGGGGTCGGCGTGCGCGGCAGCAGGTCGCGCGGCACGGGGCGCGGCGTGGCGGGGGGCAGTTCGGCCTCGGCCTGGCGCAGCCGTTCGACGGCGCGCTGGACCTGCGGCGGCTCGGATGCCGCCGCCGGTTCGGGCGTCGCGCGCGGCCGATAGGCTTCGGGCGCGCGATCGGTCAGGTCGAGCACCGATTCGGGTGGCGCCGGCGGTTCAGCCCGTCGTGGCCAGGACGGCGGCGGTTCGGACGCGTTCGCGCGCGGCGGGGGGGCCATCGACGGCACGCGCGGCACAGCGGTGGGAGCGGCCTGCGGGGGTTTCGGCACAGCGCCCGGTTCGTCTGCGATGATGCGCTTGATGGAAGCGAGGATATCTTCCATCGACGGTTCGGAACGCGGATCGGCCATCCGCCGAATATAAGCTATTTTGCCGGGCTTTCCACCGCACTGTGCGACGGCACCGCCGAGACGCTGGGCTGGCCCCGCGTCGAGGTGGCCACCGGCTTGGGCTTGGGGTCGCTGTCCCAGTCCCAGATGCGGCCGTGGACCCGCTTGTAATTGGCAACCGGATCGTAAAGCGAGCCGCCGTCGAGGCCTAGGTCTTTAGCTTGGGCGCGTCCCATCGCCGCGAGCAATTCGAAGCCACGGACGTAGGCGTCGCGCTTGGCGGAGACCAGCGTCTGGCGCGCGTTCAGGAGTTCCTGCTCGGCGTTGAGCACGTCGAGGACGTTGCGGGTACCGACGCCCTGTTCGGCGCGCGTGCCTTCGAGCGCGAGCTCATTGGCCGACACCGCCGCCTGCGAGGAGTCGATCACTCCCAGCGCCGCCTGATAGCGCGAGAAGGCGACACGGGCATCCGCGATCACCGCGCGCTCGGCGGCGGTCTGCGCCTCGATCGCCTGGCTCTTGCGCGCCTGCGCCTGGCGGACGCGGGCGCCGGGCTCTCCGCCCTGATAGAGCGGAATCTGCGCCTGCAGGCCTACCGTCGCGGTCTTGTCGATCTGCTTGATACCGGCCGCGCCGCCAGCGAGCGTGCCCTGATAGTCGACATAGTTGCCGGTACCGAAGGCCGAGATGCGCGGCATCCACTGCGCCTCGGCGACGCCGATGTCATATTCGGCGGCCCTGGTGGCCTCCTTCGCGGCGACGAGATCGGGATTGTTCTCGACCGCCATGTCGACCGCGTCATCGGACGTGGCGGGCAGGCCCGGCAGCGGCGGCGGTGGCGCGAGATTGTCCGGGAATTTGCCCACCACTTCCAGATAATTCTGGCGGCTGGCATCGAGATTGGCCTGGGCCGACTGAAGGTTTGCCCGCGCGCCGGCGAGCCGCGCCTCGGACTGGGCGACGTCGGTGCGGGTGAGGTCGCCGACCTGGAAGCGATCGTTGCTCGCCTGCAGGTTGGTCTCCAGCACCTTGACGTTGTTGGCGTTGAAATCGACGATCTCGGTGTCGCGGATCACGTCCATATAGGCGGACACGACCATGGCGAACACGTCGCCCTCGGTGGCCTGCAGATTGGCGCGGCCCTGGCCAACCCGCGCCTTGGCGGCACGGATCGAATTGCGCACGAACCCGCCCTGGTACAGCGGGATGGTCGCATCCACCGTACCTCCGATCGACTTCTTGGGCTGGGTGAAGCTGTTCGCCGAGCGCTTGACGAAACGGTTATACTGCGCCGTGGCGCTGAGATCCGGCAGGCCCTGGGCGCGGGCGATGCCGACATCCTCATCGGTTGCGCGCAGACCGGCCCGCGCGCCGGTCAGCGTCGGATTCGATGCATAGGCCTGGGACAGCGCATCGCGCAGCGTATCGGCCTGCGCCGGGGCGATGCCCGCCACCGCCGCCATCGCCGCGAGAGAAACGCCCCAGCGGCCCAGCGCCGCGCCCCCAAACATGGCTTTCACTCTATGCTTTCCCTGTCAGAAGCTGAAGGCCGGCGGCTTGGCGAAGCCGGGCAGCACGGCGACATCCGCATCGGCGAAGGATTGCGTACCGAACCCCTTGCCGGCGCGGACGCCCGATATGAGGCGGGTGACGCCCTGGTCGACGATGGCACCCACCAGCCGGCCGCCATCGGCCAGCTGGTCGATCAGCGCCTGCGGAATCTCCTCGACCGCGCCATCGATATAGATCAGCGAATAGGGTGCGCCCTTCCGGCTTCCCGCCGCGGGGGTCGCCTTGATCCAGGTCGCTCCGGGCGCGGCCTTCTTGCCGGCCGCGACAAGATCCGCATCCTCCTCGACCGCGACGACCGATGCGCCCAGCCGCTCCAGCAGGGCGGCGACATAGCCCGTCGCGGCCCCCACCAGCAGGGCGTTGTCACCGGGCCGCACCTGCGCCTGGGTCAGCAACCGCCCCGTCACCATCGGCGAGTTGAGCGCACGGCCGCCGCCGATCGGCAGGGTCAGGTCGGCATAAGCGAGACGGGCATTGTCGCCCGGCACGAAGCGCTCGCGCGCCACATCGCCCATCGCCGCGACGACGCGGGCATCGCTGACGCCGGTGGTGCGCAGCTGGCTCACTACCATGGCACGGCGCATCTGCTCGAAATTCTGCTCGGTCACTGGCTTTCCCGCCTCTTGGTGTATTGGGGATACAATACAGTTGGAAATGCTTCAAGGCTTTATCGCGTTGCCGCATCTCCGCCAAGCGCCATCTCCTCCGCCATGGAGATGCCTGGTTCGGCGACAGGAAGATGCGACCTTGACGGAGGGAATTGCGGACCCTAGAGCCCCCCGCACCACGAAATGCCCTGATTTCCCGGTATGGCCCGATGGCGGAGTGGTTACGCAGAGGACTGCAAATCCTTGCACGCCGGTTCGATTCCGGCTCGGGCCTCCAGGAGACTGTCGCACACCGGCGTCGACCGGCGCACAATCAGCGAAATCGCCCTGTTTTCCGGGAAAAGAGGTGGCGCGTACTGGCGCTCAAGCGCGACTCACGTGGGGGTATCGTAGGGGTAGTCGAACAGAACGGGGCTCGCGGGCACCTTTATATAGATTTGAACGCCTTGTTCTACACGGCGCGGGTGGGCCGAGGATTTTGCCTACCGCCGCCGCCGATGACACCTACCAAGCGGGACGGTACACGCCGCTACACCTTAGCATCGGCGGGTTCTCCAAGGATCGCCTCAATCCTGTCGCGCCGCAACGCGACTAAGGACTTTGTCGGATTTTATTACAGTTTGCGTGGTACCTATCCTTCGTGACGGCCCTGCAACGGTGGAGAATCGAGGAATCCAGTCGGATGGCATGGTTCGTGCTTGGTTTTTGGTAAGCACATGGGGATTGTCTTGAGATGAACGGCCTGAGACTGACCGTTGCAGCGATCTGGGCAAGCGCCGCCATGACGGCGCTACCGGTCCATGCGGCTTATTTCCCGGCGGGATGGGACTCAACCGACCATGTCACCATCGGCAAGGATCAGACCGGTTTCAATTTCGTGGTCGACTATCTTGGCAAAGCGGATGACAGCTACACGTCCAAGCTGAGCGCGCTGGGCAGCTTCACCTTCTCCGGCCTCTCGAACTCGAACAAGACTTGGAACTTCAACTATTCGATCACCAATGATTCTGCATATGATTCGCGGATCAGGTCGTTCGGCTTCGATGTCGATCCGAATGTCCGGAACAATACATCAGGCGCCGTGGGGACAAGCGGCTTCACCTATGATTGGTTGAATGCCAGCTACATCGAGGGCGTCGGCACCATGGACGTCTGCTTCGCGGCGGGCAGCGACGGATGCACCGCGCACGGCTCGGGCGGCATCAACGATGGCAGCACGCTGAACGGAAGCTTCGCGCTCACCTTCGCTACTGTCATGGAAGAGATCGATTTCGATCATTTCGCGATGAAGTTCGTGAGTGTTAATCCTTCGGTGAACGGACAGAATTGGGGTGCCGGTCTCGGCACGATCGCCTCTATCACGCCACCCAACAGCCAACCGATCACCGCGCCCGAACCCGGCACTTGGCTAATGATGCTGGGCGGATTTGGCTTGGTCGGGCATGCCCTGCGAAAGCGGCCAGGAAAATCGTGGCGGCCCCGTATAGCGTAGATAGTTGATGTCCGCCCGGCTTCGGCTCGAGCAGCGCGCGGCGGCGCCTCGAGAGGCGTTCCGTCCTTGCAGGGCAGCATATCGGGGAGCCGCCGCGCTGCCATGCAAAAGGCCGACCGCTCGCCGGTGGGGGCCGGACGAACGATCGGCCGATCTCGCAACGGATCGATGAACCTCCGTCCCGTTGGGGGTAGGAAAGAGGGTATCGAGCGCCCGAAGCTTGCGGCAGGCCCGTATGCGGGCCACCACCAGGCCCATGGACCGCAAAAGTCGGGCCCCGGGCAGTGTCTCTCCGTCTCTGTAACCGTTACACATTGTTGCTGGCGTCGGGGCGAATGAGCGGTGACTCCCGCCTCGGTTCGCGCTATTCGAAACGGTGATGAGCGACACCACCGAGGCGGCGATCGATCGCGGCAAAGCGGAATTGCGGCAATGCGCCGGGCCTGCCGCTGGCCTCAACACCGACCTGATGCGCGAGGAACTGCAGGCCGTCATCGCCTCGCCCGATTTCTCACGCGCGCCGATCATGAAGCGGCTGCTCTCCTTCCTCGTCGGCGAGACCGCAGCCGGTCGCGGCGATCAGCTCAAGGCCTATTCGGTCGCGGTGGACGGGCTCGGCCGGGCGCCCGACTATGACGCGCGGGCCGACAGCTATCCGCGCGTCCAGGTCGGCCGGTTGCGCCGGATGCTCGACAATTACTACGCGTCGAATCAGCCCGCAGCTGGATTGCGCCTGGCGATCCCCAGCGGCCGTTACCGCGTCGCGCTCCAACCCGCGACCGCCGACGCCGAAGCCGCGGCGGCCACAGCCGGCGATGGGGAGATGCTGCCCGAACGGCCATGGCAGTTCGGCTGGCAGATATTCCTTCTCCTCCTGTTGGTCCTGCTGGTTGCGATGGCACTGGTCCGGGTGTTGCCGATGCGCGCCGCCGTCCCCAATGCCGGCCGGGAGCGACCCGTGCTTCAGGTCGGCGGCACCGCGATGGCGCGCGAGGGCCAGTTCGGCAACCTCGTCCGCGTCACCCTGATCAACGGCCTCGCCCGCAGCAACGTCTTCGACCTGCGCGCCCTGCCCCGTTCCGGGCAACGCGATTCCAGGACGCCCGTAGCGCGCTACCGGCTGGGCACCGACCTGATCGAAGGGGATCATCCGCGCCTGTTCCTGCGGCTGTCGAGCGTCGCGCCCGACCGGCTGATCTGGTCCGGCGACATCAGCCTCGCCGGCGTCGGACAGCTCGACGGCGAGGCGCTCGACCGGACGCTGGCGCCGATGATCGCGTCGATCGGCAAGGTCAACGGCCTGATCGCGACACATGAGCTGCAGGCGTATCGGGGGCTGGAGGCCGCCGGCTACAGCTGCCTCCTCCTCTATCACCGCTACCGCAAGGAACGCACGCTCACAGAACTGGACCACGTCCAGGCCTGTCTCGACCGCAGCCTGAAGCTGAACCCGAACAATGCCGAGATGCAGGCCGCGGCGGCGCAATTGACCATCGAGCAGATGGTCAGTTCCGAAACCCCGCCGCGCGATCGCCCCGCCCTGCTTCTGACGGCGCGGCGCCATGCCCAGATCGGCACCTCGATCGATCCGTTCGATGCGTGGGCGAACGCCGCCAGCGCGCGCGTTGCGGTTGCGCGCGGCGCCTGCGCCCAGGCCATCGGTTTCGCCACGCGGGCCGCGCGGATCCAGCCCTACGATCCGGCCCTGCTATCCGACATCAGTGTCTATCTGCTCGATTGCAACGATCCGCGCGCCGAGAGCTATGCGCGCCGTGCCATCGCCCTGGCCGACGATCCCGACGGACGGTTCTACACGCCGCTGCTGCTGCTTGCGATCGCGCGCGACGACCGGGCCCTGGCCCACGAGGCACTGGCCCATATGGCGCCGCCCGCCCTGGGGGAAGCCGCCCGCTTCCACCTGATCAGCGCCGCCGGATATGCGATGATAGGCGATCTGCCCCGTGCCCGCGCGGCATGGTCGCAGCTTCAGACCGGCAAATCGCCCGTTGCCCAGGATCCGAAGGGCTTCTTCGAACGGCTGGGCTATGCGGCCGATCTGCAGGCCAAGGCGATCGGTCATCTGCGCCGGGCCCGGCTCATCGCCGGCTGATCGCGGGCTTTCCCGTAGCGGGATTGGCTTTCGCCCCGGGGGATTGCACGATAAGGTCGTTGTTGCCGCCTGGGCAGCGGCACGGCCGGTTCGCTACCGGATAGAGAGGGGAGCAAGATTATTTCGGCGATATTGGATCTGCCGCATCGGCTGGCAGGGCGCAAACCCGACCTGTGGGCCGATGTGATCGTGGCCGCGGCGGCGGTGGGCCTTGCCGCGGCCTGCCGGATGCTGGTCGACCTCTTCGCGCCGGGCGTGATGGCCTATGCCTTCGTCTTTCCGGCCGTCATCTTCGCCAGCCTCATCGCCGGTGCCCGCGCAGGCCTGATCGCCACCGTCTGCTGCCAGTTGCTGATC
The sequence above is drawn from the Rhizorhabdus dicambivorans genome and encodes:
- a CDS encoding TolC family outer membrane protein yields the protein MFGGAALGRWGVSLAAMAAVAGIAPAQADTLRDALSQAYASNPTLTGARAGLRATDEDVGIARAQGLPDLSATAQYNRFVKRSANSFTQPKKSIGGTVDATIPLYQGGFVRNSIRAAKARVGQGRANLQATEGDVFAMVVSAYMDVIRDTEIVDFNANNVKVLETNLQASNDRFQVGDLTRTDVAQSEARLAGARANLQSAQANLDASRQNYLEVVGKFPDNLAPPPPLPGLPATSDDAVDMAVENNPDLVAAKEATRAAEYDIGVAEAQWMPRISAFGTGNYVDYQGTLAGGAAGIKQIDKTATVGLQAQIPLYQGGEPGARVRQAQARKSQAIEAQTAAERAVIADARVAFSRYQAALGVIDSSQAAVSANELALEGTRAEQGVGTRNVLDVLNAEQELLNARQTLVSAKRDAYVRGFELLAAMGRAQAKDLGLDGGSLYDPVANYKRVHGRIWDWDSDPKPKPVATSTRGQPSVSAVPSHSAVESPAK
- a CDS encoding protein-L-isoaspartate O-methyltransferase family protein — encoded protein: MTEQNFEQMRRAMVVSQLRTTGVSDARVVAAMGDVARERFVPGDNARLAYADLTLPIGGGRALNSPMVTGRLLTQAQVRPGDNALLVGAATGYVAALLERLGASVVAVEEDADLVAAGKKAAPGATWIKATPAAGSRKGAPYSLIYIDGAVEEIPQALIDQLADGGRLVGAIVDQGVTRLISGVRAGKGFGTQSFADADVAVLPGFAKPPAFSF
- a CDS encoding DUF2497 domain-containing protein — protein: MADPRSEPSMEDILASIKRIIADEPGAVPKPPQAAPTAVPRVPSMAPPPRANASEPPPSWPRRAEPPAPPESVLDLTDRAPEAYRPRATPEPAAASEPPQVQRAVERLRQAEAELPPATPRPVPRDLLPRTPTPRPTGGDITLDALVREMLQPMLAEWIEKNLPDMVERMVQTEIRRMIDKEA
- a CDS encoding S9 family peptidase, with amino-acid sequence MQKLPLVAIGLAAGIGAAAHARPLTIQDVASFSRIGAADVSPDGRWLVWDQRETDMAANKGRTDLWRLDLTRKGAAPEKLAADPARNESAPAFTPDGRWVFFTADKDGKSAVWRISIDGGAPELVADQDVGGFRISPTGDRLLVWADRPVGARSLADVKPGAKGGSGRTYDGYFVRHWDAWSDGQRSQLFVLPLKDGKAEGDGVAIGGALVGDSPSKPFGDGSELAWGKDGRTVYFTLREAGTTEPLSTNLDIFAAPADGSAAPVNLTDANDATDTLPTVSPDGKWLAYVAMKRPTYEADRQVIQLRNLATGETRALTEGWDRSVGSLTWSRDGTRLYVTAGDTGNEPVFAVDVKSGKPTRLTGEGTAGTVLATPKGYVYTLNGITAPSDFYAGSGKGKPVRLTWVNRDKLAGIDMPGIAHFSFRGANGDTVWAYAVKPAGLAEGAKAPIAFLIHGGPQGSFGNGWSYRWNPAVFAGAGYAAVMVDFHGSTGYGQAFTDAINQDWGGKPLEDLKLGLAAATAKYGWLDGSNACAAGGSYGGYMTNWIAGRWPDGFKCLVTHAGVFDARAMAYETEELWFDEWEHGGPYYEVAANYEKWNPVHHVTAWKTPMLILHGEKDFRIPYTQGIGAFTAAQRRGVESRLVMFPDENHWILKPKNSIQWYDEVLGWMDKHTKGK
- a CDS encoding cistern family PEP-CTERM protein, which translates into the protein MNGLRLTVAAIWASAAMTALPVHAAYFPAGWDSTDHVTIGKDQTGFNFVVDYLGKADDSYTSKLSALGSFTFSGLSNSNKTWNFNYSITNDSAYDSRIRSFGFDVDPNVRNNTSGAVGTSGFTYDWLNASYIEGVGTMDVCFAAGSDGCTAHGSGGINDGSTLNGSFALTFATVMEEIDFDHFAMKFVSVNPSVNGQNWGAGLGTIASITPPNSQPITAPEPGTWLMMLGGFGLVGHALRKRPGKSWRPRIA